A genomic segment from Nitrospira lenta encodes:
- a CDS encoding DEAD/DEAH box helicase: MPIEEQTSFTANFRKLLLADLSLQLPGSPLSSSDGYVLTEHEVFALLSHASILAISSAAEDRALAYETTTRLIETLQNSIPAVIACTDIVLSRLGNFPGRKLLRTRYTSTPENPPHVPVLLALERAAREIENSVFAPDGSGVALTDFQFDLFSSLDNSGTVSVSAPTSAGKSFVLGLDLVRRLRKGDRANIVYLVPTRALIREVTLKTRVLLRQAGLEMVPVRTVPFPVDQEKAPHGAVYVLTQERLVSLLHSSRGKAWITRILVDEAQGIQDDARGIILQSAVEMVIRQFPTAEVHFASPLVKNPSYLLSLFGRNEGGRSISETVSPVSQNIILVSEVHRKPTQANFELLADHDRIALGVRDLGFSFRGTIHKRRSKFAQAITRADEATLIYADNPSGTEEVALALIEGLGEPHDVDQEIQQLIEFIRVEVHPDYPLVKTLPHAVAFHYGFMPSIVRAQIEELFRRGKIRIVCCTSTLLQGVNLPARHIVIENPHRGQGKPMTRQAFLNLAGRAGRLVSEFHGNIWCLTPAKWDVPSYQGDKLQDIASSMNEVMSDGGTAIQRLLAGQADPDEIDLAEAALGKLYCDFTMAGKSLAQSEYKTQDNQAMLSETDRRCAAIVVTIPREIIDANRSVRPDRLQALYLHMKSQPDPTVLLPLKPGASGSNQRMEEIILQTQKYLEGTDTESNASYKFYKMLATRWIYNMPLGQIIREHLAHLRKKGDSRSSSVIIRDLLKTLERYIRFRLVKHYMAYTSLLALVLNEAGQTEQAKAVEPFHVYLECGASDRSALNLIALGLSRATALALSSAINLPEEASPEDYLNQLNNFDLEQTGIPGLCIREVRELLGI, translated from the coding sequence CTTGGCCTATGAAACAACAACACGGCTGATTGAAACCTTACAAAATAGTATACCGGCCGTAATCGCGTGCACAGATATAGTCTTGTCCCGCCTAGGGAATTTCCCAGGAAGAAAACTACTTCGAACAAGATATACATCCACACCCGAGAACCCTCCCCACGTCCCCGTTCTTCTCGCGTTAGAACGAGCTGCCCGAGAAATTGAAAATTCCGTCTTTGCACCAGACGGCAGTGGAGTAGCACTCACAGACTTCCAGTTTGACCTATTCTCCTCTCTAGACAACTCAGGAACAGTCAGTGTTTCAGCCCCAACTTCAGCAGGAAAGAGCTTTGTTCTCGGCTTAGACCTTGTCCGAAGATTACGAAAAGGAGATCGCGCGAATATCGTATATCTCGTCCCCACCCGCGCTCTAATTCGTGAGGTCACGCTTAAAACTCGGGTTCTACTTAGGCAAGCTGGGCTTGAGATGGTTCCTGTTCGAACTGTGCCATTTCCCGTTGACCAAGAAAAGGCACCGCATGGAGCAGTGTATGTACTCACACAAGAACGACTGGTGAGCCTACTGCATTCCTCACGTGGAAAAGCTTGGATCACAAGAATCCTAGTAGACGAGGCCCAAGGGATTCAGGACGATGCACGAGGCATTATTCTGCAAAGCGCGGTAGAAATGGTGATACGGCAATTCCCGACTGCTGAGGTACATTTTGCCAGTCCGTTGGTTAAAAACCCCAGTTATCTACTCTCCCTATTTGGCAGGAATGAGGGAGGGCGGTCGATCTCAGAAACTGTGTCACCCGTATCTCAGAATATAATCCTGGTTTCTGAGGTCCACAGGAAACCCACACAGGCCAATTTTGAGTTATTAGCAGATCATGACCGAATCGCACTTGGCGTTCGCGATCTCGGCTTCTCTTTCAGAGGAACCATACATAAGCGGCGATCGAAATTTGCACAAGCCATCACAAGGGCTGACGAAGCTACCTTAATCTATGCTGATAACCCTTCTGGCACTGAGGAAGTCGCCCTAGCACTAATCGAAGGGCTCGGAGAACCTCATGATGTTGATCAAGAGATCCAGCAACTTATTGAATTCATTCGAGTCGAAGTCCACCCGGATTATCCTCTGGTAAAAACACTTCCGCATGCAGTCGCTTTTCACTATGGCTTCATGCCATCGATTGTACGTGCACAAATTGAAGAGCTATTCAGACGCGGGAAAATAAGGATAGTCTGTTGCACCAGCACGCTCCTGCAAGGTGTGAATCTGCCAGCTAGGCACATAGTGATTGAGAATCCCCATCGTGGACAGGGCAAACCAATGACACGGCAAGCTTTCCTAAACCTGGCAGGCCGTGCGGGAAGGCTAGTTTCAGAATTTCATGGAAACATTTGGTGTCTTACACCAGCCAAGTGGGACGTGCCTTCATACCAGGGAGATAAGCTCCAAGATATTGCATCTTCCATGAATGAAGTGATGAGCGATGGGGGAACTGCCATCCAACGCCTCCTCGCAGGACAAGCAGATCCGGATGAAATTGATTTAGCCGAAGCAGCTTTAGGAAAGCTCTACTGCGATTTCACAATGGCAGGAAAAAGCCTTGCTCAGTCAGAATACAAAACGCAGGACAATCAAGCCATGCTTTCGGAGACTGACCGACGATGCGCTGCAATTGTTGTGACAATCCCTCGTGAAATCATAGACGCCAATCGTTCCGTGCGACCCGACCGACTGCAGGCGCTGTACTTGCACATGAAGTCTCAGCCTGACCCTACTGTACTACTTCCATTGAAACCAGGCGCTTCAGGTTCGAATCAGCGCATGGAAGAAATCATCCTGCAAACCCAGAAATATTTAGAAGGAACTGATACTGAGAGCAATGCCAGCTATAAATTCTACAAGATGCTTGCCACTCGCTGGATCTACAATATGCCTCTCGGCCAAATTATTAGGGAGCACCTTGCACACCTCCGCAAAAAAGGGGACTCGCGCTCGAGTTCAGTAATAATTCGAGACCTTCTCAAAACATTGGAAAGGTATATCCGTTTTCGACTTGTAAAACATTACATGGCTTACACCAGCCTGCTAGCTCTGGTCCTGAATGAGGCAGGGCAGACGGAGCAGGCCAAAGCGGTTGAGCCTTTCCACGTTTACCTAGAATGCGGTGCTTCAGATAGATCAGCACTTAATCTTATCGCACTAGGACTTTCCCGAGCGACAGCACTCGCCTTGTCCAGTGCAATTAATCTTCCAGAAGAAGCGTCCCCTGAAGACTATCTCAATCAGTTGAATAACTTCGATCTTGAACAGACAGGAATTCCAGGATTGTGCATTCGCGAAGTCAGAGAGCTTCTTGGCATATAG
- a CDS encoding DUF1810 family protein, whose product MPPFFAAPRARLAWCLGGFVTNSREYCGLGPRLRACTQLVLNVEGRSAEEIFSYPDNLKFRSCMTLFMTATTDNTIFKDALLKYFDSKPDTLTLDLLAHR is encoded by the coding sequence ATGCCTCCCTTCTTCGCAGCTCCGCGCGCCCGTCTCGCATGGTGTCTTGGCGGTTTCGTCACGAACTCTCGTGAATACTGCGGGCTGGGTCCCAGGCTCAGAGCATGTACGCAGCTTGTTCTCAACGTGGAAGGGCGCAGCGCTGAAGAGATCTTCTCCTACCCGGACAATCTTAAATTCCGCTCCTGCATGACCTTGTTCATGACCGCGACCACCGACAACACAATCTTCAAAGATGCTCTTCTTAAATACTTCGACAGCAAGCCTGACACCTTGACCCTCGACCTCCTGGCACATCGATAG
- the msrB gene encoding peptide-methionine (R)-S-oxide reductase MsrB, whose product MPPKIEIPAIVKVAKADEEWKKQLSAAAYQVLRHEDTERAFTSPLHENHASGIYYCAGCDLPAYSSEQKFDSGTGWPSFWQPIDPKVVETRTDSKFFMTRTEVHCARCGGHQGHLFDDGPKPTGLRYCINGVSLKFVAG is encoded by the coding sequence ATGCCTCCCAAGATTGAGATCCCCGCGATTGTCAAAGTGGCGAAAGCCGACGAAGAATGGAAGAAGCAGCTGTCGGCTGCGGCCTATCAGGTGTTGCGCCACGAAGATACGGAACGGGCGTTTACGAGTCCGCTGCATGAGAATCACGCCTCTGGCATCTATTACTGCGCGGGTTGCGATCTCCCCGCCTATTCGTCGGAACAGAAGTTCGACAGCGGCACCGGCTGGCCCAGCTTCTGGCAGCCGATCGACCCGAAGGTGGTGGAGACGCGCACCGACTCGAAGTTCTTCATGACCCGCACCGAAGTGCACTGTGCCCGCTGCGGCGGCCACCAGGGCCATCTCTTCGATGACGGTCCGAAGCCGACCGGACTCCGTTACTGCATCAACGGCGTCTCGCTGAAATTTGTCGCAGGGTAA
- a CDS encoding NAD(P)-dependent oxidoreductase — protein MFTTHETIGFVGVGRMGANMARRLKDFGFPISAVYDRQASVAAALANELGCQAAVDPAAVAQASQTVITVVTDDAAMDQIFAVDTPASLLTHAKGRLFINCATVSPSIHREVEQRVTALGGASLEACMASSITQARQGTLYLMCAGRRMAFERAKPMLETLGQTVRYVGASGTAAEVKALVNMVMNCNTAALAEGLGLGQALGLDLTMLREVFSQTGANSRVLETDGEDMQQRAHDCYFSAAHAAKDSGIAIAMGRAAGLTLPVAEAALAQYQRLIASGKGELDKSAIAELTFKDRLAG, from the coding sequence ATGTTCACGACACATGAGACTATCGGATTCGTCGGCGTCGGACGCATGGGCGCGAATATGGCGCGCCGCCTGAAAGACTTCGGCTTTCCAATTTCGGCCGTGTATGACCGGCAGGCCTCCGTCGCCGCGGCCCTGGCGAACGAACTCGGCTGTCAGGCCGCTGTGGACCCCGCAGCCGTGGCCCAGGCCTCACAGACCGTCATCACCGTGGTCACCGACGATGCGGCGATGGATCAGATCTTTGCCGTCGATACCCCTGCCAGCCTCCTCACCCACGCAAAGGGCCGGCTCTTCATCAATTGCGCCACGGTCTCTCCATCGATCCATCGTGAGGTAGAACAGCGAGTCACCGCGCTCGGCGGCGCGTCACTCGAAGCCTGTATGGCGAGCAGTATCACTCAAGCGCGGCAAGGCACGCTCTATCTCATGTGCGCCGGCCGGCGGATGGCCTTCGAGCGGGCCAAGCCGATGCTGGAGACGCTGGGACAAACCGTCCGTTACGTCGGAGCCAGCGGGACGGCGGCGGAGGTGAAGGCGCTGGTGAATATGGTGATGAACTGCAATACCGCGGCACTGGCGGAAGGACTTGGATTGGGACAGGCTCTCGGATTGGATCTGACGATGCTCCGCGAGGTGTTCAGTCAAACCGGCGCAAACTCACGCGTGCTGGAGACCGACGGGGAAGACATGCAGCAGCGAGCCCACGACTGCTATTTTTCCGCGGCTCATGCCGCGAAAGATTCGGGCATCGCCATCGCAATGGGCCGCGCAGCCGGACTGACGCTCCCCGTGGCGGAGGCGGCGCTGGCGCAATATCAACGGCTGATCGCGAGCGGGAAAGGCGAGCTGGATAAATCGGCCATTGCCGAACTCACCTTCAAAGACCGGCTGGCTGGATAG
- a CDS encoding response regulator translates to MNGSKMAQSVEAGKPAESGKVLVVDDDPAVCHVTGQMLELHGYQVLYAENGEQALALFDDQSDQISILVADIVMPKMSGPQLAHLLRIQRPELPVLFVSGLVSYANFEGVMGGWMLKKPYSPSILVSKVRAVLAAFESKSRVVSSPAGTGQCAIQPAGL, encoded by the coding sequence ATGAACGGCTCGAAGATGGCGCAATCGGTTGAGGCAGGAAAACCCGCAGAGTCCGGAAAAGTTCTGGTCGTCGATGACGATCCTGCGGTCTGTCATGTGACCGGTCAGATGTTGGAACTTCACGGCTATCAGGTGTTGTACGCGGAAAATGGAGAGCAGGCGCTGGCGCTGTTCGACGATCAGAGTGACCAGATCTCAATTTTAGTGGCGGATATCGTGATGCCGAAGATGTCCGGACCGCAATTAGCTCATCTATTGCGCATCCAGCGACCGGAGTTGCCCGTCTTGTTCGTGTCGGGCCTGGTGTCGTATGCGAATTTTGAGGGAGTCATGGGTGGGTGGATGCTGAAGAAGCCCTATTCTCCTTCCATCCTGGTCTCGAAAGTCCGCGCTGTGCTGGCGGCATTCGAATCGAAGTCTAGAGTGGTCTCCAGCCCAGCCGGTACGGGGCAGTGCGCTATCCAGCCAGCCGGTCTTTGA
- a CDS encoding DUF4112 domain-containing protein translates to MRSGNAVANPSPGPSQDSSETELRRQALVETAVVLAKALDTTVKIPGTSLYLGLDPLIGLIPGIGDVLANLMGTVILGMAVRLEVPRIVLTRMSLNLLINGVVGAIPILGDLFSVWFRSNSRNADLLRLAATQATRRTRYDWAYVVGIVGGTVCLLLGLVALVLWMAISLWSRFAGIQ, encoded by the coding sequence ATGCGGTCAGGCAACGCCGTGGCTAACCCCTCGCCGGGTCCCTCGCAGGACTCATCCGAGACAGAACTCCGCCGCCAGGCGCTCGTCGAGACGGCGGTAGTGTTGGCGAAGGCGCTGGATACCACGGTCAAGATTCCGGGGACCTCGCTCTATCTGGGACTCGATCCGTTGATTGGGTTGATTCCAGGCATCGGCGATGTGCTGGCAAATCTGATGGGGACGGTCATCTTGGGCATGGCCGTGCGGCTGGAGGTGCCGCGTATCGTCCTCACTCGAATGAGTCTGAATCTGCTGATCAACGGAGTCGTCGGTGCGATTCCCATCCTCGGCGACCTCTTTTCGGTGTGGTTTCGCAGCAACAGCCGGAATGCCGATCTGCTTCGCCTGGCAGCGACGCAAGCCACCAGACGCACGCGCTATGATTGGGCCTATGTCGTCGGCATCGTCGGCGGGACGGTGTGCCTTCTCCTCGGGCTTGTCGCGCTTGTGTTGTGGATGGCGATCAGCCTCTGGAGCCGATTTGCCGGAATCCAGTAG
- a CDS encoding CoA-binding protein — MDQSEHDTIQQILADCRTIAVVGASSNPARASNHVAAYMKTHGYRVIPVNPNERTVIGEPAYPSLTAVPGPIDLVDIFRKSEDVLPIVEEAIVRGAKAIWMQEGVINEAAAQLAREAGLAVVMDRCWLKDHAVRQRRG, encoded by the coding sequence ATGGACCAGTCTGAACACGATACGATTCAACAGATTCTGGCGGACTGCCGGACGATTGCTGTGGTCGGTGCGTCGTCTAATCCTGCGCGCGCGTCCAATCACGTGGCCGCCTATATGAAGACACATGGTTATCGGGTCATTCCGGTGAATCCCAATGAACGGACCGTCATCGGCGAGCCGGCCTATCCGTCGCTCACCGCTGTGCCGGGTCCTATCGATCTGGTCGATATCTTTCGGAAGTCGGAAGACGTCTTGCCGATCGTCGAAGAAGCGATTGTGCGTGGCGCGAAAGCCATCTGGATGCAAGAAGGTGTTATCAACGAAGCAGCGGCGCAGCTCGCACGAGAAGCCGGCCTCGCCGTCGTGATGGATCGCTGCTGGTTGAAGGACCATGCGGTCAGGCAACGCCGTGGCTAA
- a CDS encoding DUF4139 domain-containing protein codes for MRPSWRTILTPVLLSCAGLFALGTPPLSLAEDTAGSLPLSKIILYSSGVGYFQHDGTVTDRTQWDLRLQTNQINDLLKSLVVQDFGGGKISTVTYGSRDPITKTLGSFGINLNGNPTLGQILTQIRGERVEVTAPNPLLGTILGVEKKTESLSDGQSRRTIEQEYLNLLTDDGFRSLPFAQIQRVKLLDAGLNAELQQALVTLAGQHDAQRKTVSIVFDGTGRRPARVAYLTETPVWKTTYRLVLDEEHAPYLQGWAIVENQTHQDWKNVTLSLISGRPISFTMDLYRPLYNPRPVVEPELYANLKPQTYGDALDEAKSSMPAATSPARSDMKKERLLGKLAEGYASAPSEMAMADDREMGRIDQGVTSMAMTEDKGELFEYRLDQPVTLDKHQSALLPIIGQSLQGQKVAVYNPSANATHPLHGYRLKNSSTLHLMQGPITVFDGGAYAGDAQIYDLAPGQDRLISYALDLKTEVEPKIEGGTQELVTVSLKKGTMLVSRRLVEDRTYLVKNRDQKPRTVLIEHPYRADWKLVEPKDATERTRDLYRFSIAVAAGKTATLRVKETLPIQESILLMESGLDQIAYFQQAKEVSAKVKEALHRVVHLRSKLDEARAQRTRLEQRIGEITAEHGRIRENMQRLQQNSDLHNRYVKKLDQQETELEKLRKEIEALKTTEEERRQELQTYVMSLDLA; via the coding sequence ATGCGACCTAGCTGGCGTACGATACTCACTCCGGTGCTGCTCTCCTGTGCCGGTCTTTTCGCCCTGGGGACTCCTCCGCTAAGCCTGGCCGAAGATACCGCGGGGTCGCTGCCCTTGTCCAAGATCATCCTCTACTCCAGCGGGGTCGGCTACTTTCAGCATGACGGCACCGTGACCGACCGAACTCAATGGGATCTGCGGCTCCAGACCAATCAGATCAACGACCTCTTGAAGAGCCTCGTGGTGCAGGATTTTGGCGGCGGGAAAATTTCCACCGTCACCTATGGATCGCGCGATCCCATCACGAAAACCCTCGGCAGCTTCGGCATCAATTTGAATGGGAACCCAACCCTGGGCCAGATCCTGACGCAGATACGCGGCGAACGGGTCGAGGTCACGGCACCCAATCCCCTGCTGGGCACCATTCTGGGCGTGGAAAAGAAAACGGAATCGCTGAGTGATGGTCAGTCTCGTCGAACCATCGAGCAGGAATACCTCAATCTTCTGACCGACGACGGGTTTCGCTCGCTCCCGTTCGCGCAGATCCAGCGAGTCAAATTATTGGATGCCGGCTTGAACGCAGAACTGCAACAAGCCTTGGTCACACTAGCCGGCCAGCACGATGCGCAACGCAAGACCGTCTCCATTGTGTTCGATGGCACCGGACGCCGCCCAGCCCGTGTCGCCTATTTGACCGAAACACCGGTCTGGAAAACAACCTATCGCCTGGTACTCGATGAGGAGCACGCGCCCTACCTGCAAGGCTGGGCCATTGTGGAGAATCAGACACATCAAGACTGGAAGAATGTGACGCTGTCGCTCATTTCCGGTCGGCCCATCTCTTTCACCATGGACCTCTATCGGCCGCTCTACAATCCCCGACCGGTCGTGGAACCGGAACTCTATGCGAATCTGAAACCTCAGACCTACGGGGACGCTCTGGATGAGGCAAAATCCTCGATGCCGGCGGCGACCTCTCCAGCCCGAAGCGACATGAAGAAGGAACGGTTACTAGGCAAGCTGGCCGAAGGCTATGCCAGCGCGCCGTCGGAAATGGCCATGGCCGATGACCGAGAGATGGGGCGAATCGACCAGGGCGTCACCTCGATGGCCATGACCGAAGACAAGGGTGAGCTATTTGAATATCGCCTGGATCAACCGGTCACACTAGACAAACATCAGAGCGCGTTGTTGCCGATCATCGGCCAATCACTCCAGGGTCAGAAAGTCGCCGTCTATAACCCATCCGCCAATGCCACGCATCCGCTCCACGGCTACCGCCTCAAGAACAGCTCTACCCTGCATCTGATGCAAGGCCCCATCACGGTGTTCGATGGCGGCGCCTACGCCGGCGACGCGCAGATCTACGATTTGGCGCCGGGGCAGGATCGTCTGATTAGTTACGCCCTCGATCTGAAAACGGAAGTTGAACCCAAGATCGAAGGCGGCACACAGGAACTCGTAACGGTCTCGCTTAAGAAGGGCACCATGCTGGTGTCTCGTCGGCTGGTTGAGGATCGCACCTACCTCGTCAAGAATCGCGACCAGAAGCCCAGGACCGTCTTGATCGAGCACCCCTATCGAGCCGACTGGAAACTGGTCGAACCGAAGGATGCGACCGAACGGACCAGGGACCTCTATCGGTTCAGCATCGCGGTAGCCGCCGGAAAAACCGCTACCCTGCGCGTGAAAGAAACGCTCCCGATCCAGGAATCGATACTCTTGATGGAAAGCGGCCTCGACCAGATCGCCTATTTCCAACAGGCCAAAGAGGTCAGTGCCAAGGTCAAAGAGGCGCTGCACCGGGTCGTGCATCTGCGCAGTAAGCTCGATGAAGCCCGCGCGCAACGAACCAGACTTGAACAACGCATCGGCGAGATCACGGCTGAGCACGGTCGCATTCGCGAGAACATGCAGCGGCTACAGCAGAACTCGGATCTGCACAATCGTTATGTGAAGAAGTTAGATCAGCAAGAAACGGAACTGGAGAAGCTTCGCAAAGAGATCGAGGCGCTTAAAACAACGGAGGAAGAACGCCGGCAGGAACTGCAGACCTACGTCATGAGCCTCGATCTCGCGTAA
- a CDS encoding DsbA family oxidoreductase — translation MPGYVLYSDFNCPFCYALHERLYDLQLIDRCEWRGVQHAPHLPRPMKAWDGSLGAELRHEVAVVQRLAPGLPIALPSGKPNTRPAIALAASLFQRDRVAGMQTVRALYHAFWVNGQDISNPLVLDEFGITDGSDLDQVMGEWEAAWHETGQAGVPLVVSPGGFLLTGCVPAEQVQAFFRLQD, via the coding sequence ATGCCAGGCTATGTGCTCTACAGCGATTTCAATTGCCCCTTCTGCTACGCCCTGCATGAGCGGCTGTATGACCTGCAGCTCATTGATCGCTGTGAGTGGCGGGGGGTGCAACATGCGCCGCATCTGCCGCGTCCCATGAAGGCGTGGGACGGGTCGTTAGGGGCGGAATTGCGCCATGAGGTGGCGGTCGTTCAACGGTTGGCGCCGGGGCTTCCGATCGCGCTGCCTTCCGGTAAACCGAATACCAGACCGGCGATTGCCCTGGCCGCATCGCTGTTCCAGCGTGATCGTGTGGCAGGGATGCAGACGGTGCGCGCCTTGTACCACGCATTCTGGGTGAATGGACAAGACATTTCGAACCCGCTTGTCCTCGACGAGTTCGGGATTACAGACGGGAGTGATCTCGACCAGGTGATGGGGGAGTGGGAAGCGGCCTGGCACGAGACTGGCCAGGCCGGAGTTCCTCTGGTGGTCTCACCGGGAGGCTTTTTGCTGACCGGGTGTGTGCCGGCCGAGCAGGTTCAAGCCTTCTTCAGATTGCAGGACTGA
- a CDS encoding PAS domain-containing hybrid sensor histidine kinase/response regulator, giving the protein MSGQPQPESSARGPGRMSWLPTREDAFLLMESSGDAVFVVDRSGHIVSVNPMAQQLVGRTREIIGQSFQELMNCWFSEPNEAGGAPFQQMMSTGEVTMLPSHQWTRGDGTRFELSTTFWPRVQLAERVGAVIVTRDLTSEMEVQRDVQRVARLAEDSPNPIVEFDGAGGMLYANRAMVELLTECGALERGIEAMLPPGLEAILKDCLRTRSATCRIEHAIAERVIAWSFFPLGDLDQIRAYGLDVTADVALRRAKDVAEESARAKGIFLATMSHELRTPMNGVLGCTQLLQDTSLTDGQRQLLQSMHRSAEALLALVNDILDFSKIEAGKMSLETADVHLRSLIEDVLLLVSELAKKKTLELTVDVATDVPESLRGDPVRLRQILFNLVGNAIKFTEQGRVAVSVALQSAPAHLPDSIMLGWRIEDTGIGMTDEQQTRLFQAYSQAEASTTRKFGGTGLGLMICRQLVELMGGEIAVESQAGKGTTFRYTTLVLPAIQREQVEPVIATVSTHEARASVPKRILVADDNEINQVVACKFLQKLGFEVEVARNGREAVEAASRTPYDAILMDCEMPEMDGYSATRAIRQREKSQGKHIPVIALTGHASADDERVCLDAGMDAVLTKPVTLPALRGTLDRILCGG; this is encoded by the coding sequence ATGAGTGGCCAGCCTCAACCGGAATCGAGTGCGCGCGGGCCGGGACGGATGTCCTGGTTGCCGACTCGAGAAGACGCGTTTCTGTTGATGGAATCGTCAGGCGACGCCGTCTTTGTCGTTGACCGGAGCGGGCATATTGTGTCCGTGAATCCAATGGCCCAGCAGCTGGTCGGACGCACACGCGAGATCATCGGCCAGTCATTTCAGGAGCTGATGAATTGCTGGTTTTCTGAGCCTAACGAAGCGGGGGGGGCTCCGTTTCAACAGATGATGAGCACCGGCGAAGTGACGATGCTGCCGTCCCATCAGTGGACGCGAGGGGATGGAACCCGGTTTGAACTCTCGACCACATTCTGGCCGAGGGTGCAGCTGGCTGAGCGCGTTGGCGCAGTCATTGTTACGCGGGACTTGACCTCTGAGATGGAGGTGCAGCGAGACGTGCAGCGAGTCGCGCGACTCGCTGAGGACTCACCGAATCCAATTGTCGAATTCGATGGGGCCGGCGGGATGCTCTATGCCAACAGGGCCATGGTGGAGCTTCTGACCGAGTGCGGCGCACTTGAGCGAGGGATCGAGGCGATGCTCCCTCCCGGTCTTGAGGCCATTCTCAAGGACTGTTTGCGCACCCGCTCTGCGACCTGTCGCATCGAGCATGCGATCGCCGAACGGGTGATCGCCTGGTCGTTTTTCCCTTTGGGCGATCTCGATCAGATTCGAGCCTATGGGTTGGACGTGACCGCGGACGTGGCGTTGCGTCGTGCGAAAGACGTCGCGGAAGAGTCTGCCCGCGCGAAGGGGATTTTCCTGGCCACCATGAGCCATGAACTCCGGACCCCGATGAACGGAGTGTTGGGGTGTACGCAGTTGTTGCAAGATACGTCGTTGACCGATGGACAACGGCAATTACTGCAAAGCATGCATCGGTCTGCCGAAGCACTCTTGGCTCTGGTGAATGACATCCTGGACTTTTCGAAAATCGAAGCTGGGAAAATGTCCCTGGAAACAGCGGATGTGCATCTTCGTTCGCTCATCGAGGATGTCCTGCTCCTGGTTTCTGAATTGGCAAAGAAGAAGACGTTGGAATTGACGGTGGATGTGGCGACGGATGTGCCGGAAAGTCTGCGAGGAGATCCGGTGCGCCTTCGTCAGATTCTCTTCAATCTGGTCGGCAATGCGATCAAGTTTACAGAACAGGGCCGCGTGGCGGTTTCGGTCGCGTTGCAGTCGGCCCCTGCGCACCTGCCTGATAGCATTATGCTGGGCTGGAGGATTGAGGATACCGGTATCGGGATGACGGATGAGCAGCAGACCAGACTCTTTCAGGCGTACTCGCAGGCGGAGGCCTCGACGACTAGGAAATTTGGTGGCACAGGCCTCGGGTTGATGATCTGCCGCCAGCTTGTGGAGCTGATGGGGGGAGAGATCGCGGTCGAAAGCCAGGCTGGGAAGGGGACGACTTTCCGCTACACGACCCTGGTGCTACCGGCGATTCAGCGAGAACAGGTCGAACCGGTTATCGCAACCGTGAGCACGCATGAGGCCAGAGCCAGCGTTCCGAAGCGCATCCTGGTCGCCGATGACAACGAGATTAACCAGGTCGTTGCATGCAAGTTTCTTCAGAAGCTCGGCTTCGAAGTGGAAGTTGCCCGGAATGGTCGCGAGGCGGTAGAAGCCGCGTCGAGAACCCCCTACGATGCGATCTTGATGGACTGCGAGATGCCGGAGATGGACGGCTATAGTGCGACTCGTGCGATCCGTCAACGAGAGAAGAGTCAGGGCAAGCATATTCCCGTCATTGCCCTGACCGGCCATGCTTCCGCCGATGACGAGCGAGTTTGCTTGGATGCCGGAATGGATGCTGTTCTCACCAAGCCGGTGACGCTTCCGGCACTGCGCGGGACCCTCGACCGGATTCTTTGCGGCGGATAG